In Cryptosporangium minutisporangium, the sequence CAGGCGGCCGGCAGGATCAGCAGCGCGGTCCAGTTCAAGACCGTGCGGTCGAAGAAGCCGGCTTCCGCCTGGGGATACATGTGGATTACCGCCCAACCGGCGGCCGAGCAGCTCAGGAAGTCCAGCAGGAGCAGGAGCAGCCGGTACCGCTGAGCCCACCGGTGCTGCCGGTTGCCACCGCGGGTACGCGGCGAGCGCTGCACGCCGCCCGGCTCGATCACCAGGGTGCTCTCCAGGCCGGGCGCGAGCGCGTTCGCCGCGCTTCCGGTGGCTTCGGGCGCTCCCACCGGAGGCGGGGCCGTGGTCGGCGGTGCGCCGGCCGAGGTGGGGGCGGGTGCGGCGGTCGGTGGTGCAGCGAGGTCGTGCATGCGGCCACTTCTGTCGGGGGCGCCGTTCACCGGCGCTCCGTTGGCGGCGGGCTGGGAAGCCCGGGACGTGGACGTGGCTGCGCCTGTCCGTTCAGCGCGTTGGGTCACGACAGTCGCCTCGACCGCACGAAGGTCCACTCCCCACTCCGGTCGCCGACGGCGACCCAGTCGAGACGGCGACCGAACGGTGCCGTATCGGTGCACTCGCGAACGCCCACCCCCGACCGCGCACGCGTCGGATAGGGCACGGTAGCGCTCCTTCTCCCCGTGCGAAACCAGGGACGCGGGTGACTGGTGGGACTGATCGCTGACTGCATGGACTTCACCGGATCAACTTGGACATTCTGCGATCGGCGAGCGGCTTGCCGCCGGTCTGGCAGGTCGGGCAGTACTGCAGCGACCGATCGGCGAAGGACACCTCTCGCACGAGGTCGCCACAGACCGGGCACGGTAGGCCGGTCCGCGCGTGGACCCGGAGCCCGGAGCGCTTCTCGGCCTTGAGCGTCGCGGCGCCCTGGCCGATGCTCCGCTCAACCGCGTCGGTCAGCACCGACCGCAAAGCACCGTACAACCGCGTGACATCCTCGTCACTCAACCGGTACGCCAGAGCGAACGGCGAAAGCTTCGCGACGTGCAGGATCTCGTCGGAGTACGCGTTTCCGACACCGGCCAGCACGGTCTGGTCGGTCAGTACGCCCTTGATCTGCCCACGCTGTCCTCGGATCCGCTCGGCGAACTCGGCGTCGGAGATCGAGAGCGCGTCCGGACCCAGCCGGGCGATGCCCGGCACCTCGCTCGGATCGCGGACGAGGTAAACGGCGAGGCTCTTCTTCGTGCCGGCCTCGGTCAGGTCGAAGCCGGACTCGTCGTCGAGGTGGACGCGGAGCGCGATCGGCCCGCGGCCGGGCTTCGGCGGTGCGGCCGGCAACGAGTCGCGGTAGTGCAGCCAGCCCGCTCGTGCCAGATGGGTGACCAGGTGGATGCCGTCGACGTCGAGGTCGAGGAATTTGCCGTGCCGCGTCGCACCGGTGACCAGGGCCCCGTGCAACGCGAGCGGCGTCGGGTCGTAGGTCTTCAGCACTCCGATCGCGGCGACGTCGATCCGCGCGATCGCGTGGTCGACCGCACGCTCGCGCAGGTAGGCGGCGAGCGCCTCGACCTCCGGTAGCTCGGGCACGCCTTCAGTCTGCCCGGACGAATCCACCGTCGGCGAGCGGACCCCTACGGCGTGTCCGAATCGGTGCGCTGGGCCTCGGCGATACGGATGAGGTGGTGGTCGGTGAGCGAGCGCGACCTCGCGTCCGTTCGTTACGGGTTCCCGAGCGACTCCACGGGCGGCAGCGGGAGCGCCGATGCGCTGCTCGGGGTGGTGATTCCTGGCGACGGAGCCGCGCTCGTCCGGGTCGGCTCGTCGGGCACGACCGGCGGACCGCTGCCGTCGGCCTCGGCCGACGGCTCGGGCGGGCGCCCGCGTCCGCCCGGCTCGCCGGGCGGACGCACGTCGATCGTGACGTCGCCGGTCCGTGCCTCGGTCCGGCCGTCGCAGTCTTCCGTCGTCACGGTCAGGCGGACGCGGTAGCGACCGACCGGGAAGCGATGGGCGGTGGACAGTTCTCCGCCGTGCGATCCGGCCCGGCCCGTGCAGTCGACGATCTCCACCGAGCTGGCGGCGGTGCCGTCTCCCCAGTCCTCGGCCAGTCCGGCGTACCGGCCGTTCCCGTCCGACCACCGCACTCGGAAACGCACCAGTTCGTCGGCGGTCAGCGGACCGGCCGGTTCCACCACCTCGACGCGCAAGCCGGCGGGGCGCCGCTCGGTGGTGCGCCCCGGAGCCGGCGTGGGAGTCAGCGCGGCGGCGTCCCGCGCGCGGGTCTCCCCGGCCGGGGAGACGCTGTGCGAGGTACCCGGTGCCTGGTCGACCGCGGCGCGGCCGGGCGCCTGCGCTCCGGTGGGTCCGTAGCGGCCGGTCGGGGGCGAATCGGCGAGGCCGGCACCGATCAGGAACGCCGGCACGGCGAGCAGGCCGAGCGCGCTCATCCTGGTCGCTCGTCGGGTGCTCCCATTTGTCCGCCACACGATCAAACCAACGGCCGACTCGGCGGTTAGTAACGCGACACGATCGAGTAGTTACGGATAGTGGCCGGAAGTACGGCCGGATCCTCCCCCAATATGGTACGCATCGGACGGCGGGACGCCGCCGCGTGATCTACCGACTCGACGGGGGTGACCCAATCGCTGCGCCCGTGATGCCACGCGCCCGGCCCGCGGAGCGCTATCGGGCCCGCATCGCGGTGGTCGGCGGTGATCGGGATCCGGCCCTGCACCGCGCGACGGGGGTGCTCGAGTCGGAGCCGGTATTCGACGTCCTGACCGACCACTCGGCCGGCCGTGACCGACTGGCGTCGTTGGAACGGGCGCAGCCGGACGTCGTACTTGTCGGCCGGTTCCCCGGCCGACCGGATCTGACCGCGCTGATGGCACGGGAGGTCACCGACGTCGCCGGGCGGCCGAGCCGGTTGATCGCGCTGGCCGCCGCCGCACCCGACGCCGAGCTGCGCGCGGTCCTGCGCGCCGGTGCGATCGGCTTCCTCCGCGCAGACGCCAGACGAGCCACCGTCGTCGAGGTGATGGTGCGCGCCGCCGAAGGGGCGGTGCCGACCGGGGGGGTCGCGGTGAGCACGCTCGCGTCCGCGTTCGCGGCACCGCCGCGGCAGCCGGGGTCGAGCGTCCGGCTCGGTCAGCTCACCCGGCGGGAGCGCGACGTACTCCGGCTGGTCGCCAAAGGGCTCTCAAACGGCGAGATCGCGGCGGCGCTGGTGGTCACGACGAGCACGGTCAAGACCCACATGAACGCGATCCTGGGCAAGCTCGGGCTGCGGGACCGCGTCCAGGCGACGGTGTTCGCGTACGAGAGCGGGCTGGTCCGGCCCGGCGGCCCGTGAGGGCAGCGGAGGCCCGTGACGGGCACGGACCCCCGCGGAGCGGTCTAGGTGCCGGGCTTGCGGCCGAAGATCTTCACCGGCGTGCCGGTCTTCGTGTACGACCACAGCATCCTGGCGTCCACCGGGAGCAGGTTGATGCACCCGTGCGAGCCCGGCGAACCGGGGTCGTGCAGGTACGTCGTGGTCTGGTGGAAGCCCATGTCCCGGTAGAAGCGCTGCCAGTACGGAAGCTTGACCTTGAAGATCGTCGACACCGTGCTGATCTTGCGGTCGTGGATCTTGAACGTCCCGGCAGGCGTCGCGAGGCCCTTACGGCCGGTGCGGATCGGCGCCGGACCGTGGATGCGCTTCCCCGACCGGGTGACCCACATCACCTGGTGCGTCAGGTCGACGCAGACCCGGATGCCGGCCGAGTAGCCGCAGGAACCGAACGAGGCCCCGCTGAGCCGGGAGACGATCCTCGAAGTCAGCGGACCCGCGTAACCGGCCGCCGGGCGAATGTCCATGCGGCGCTGGAACCGCTGGACGGCGAGGCAGTCAGCGGCGCTCGCAACGCCGTCGACCGGCCGACCGAGGTACTTCTCCACTTGACGCTGAGCCGGCCCGGTCCGCGGAGTGCAGCCGGCGGCCTGGGCAGTGGAGGGCAACAGGACGCCGAGACTCGTACCACCGAGCACGGCAGCGACCAACAGCGCAGCGCAGCGCCGAGACGAACGGATCATCGAGGGGGCCTTCGTTCGGGGGTGTGACGCTCGTCTATCGGAGGCGGGGATTCGCCGTCAACCGCAGAGTCACGAACCGGTCACTACCGGGCGGCTCGGTGCACTCGCTCCCGGACGTCGTCCCACGCTTCCGCGAGCCGAGCCCGGCGGGCGGCCCCGACGTGGTCCATGCGGTGTTGGTAGGCACGGCGTTCCCGGCCGAGCAGTAGCGCGAGGTTGACCAGGAACGGTGGCGAGGCGTCCGGCCCGGAGTCCTCGATCAGGTCTTCGATCACGCGCCGGGGGCCGTGCAGCTCACCGAGCAACACCCAGAGCTGGGCGAGGTCGAACCCGGCCAGGTAGAGCCCGGCGGTGGCCCAGTCGAGGAAGACGAAGCCCTCGCGGGTCTTGTGGATGTTGTCGAGAACCGCGTCGCCGTGCGCCAGCTCCCACCGGCCGGCGGCTCGACGGGCCAGCGCGGCGACGGCGGCCCGGTCGGCGTCGTCGAACATTCCCTGCCGCCGGGCGCGGTCGATCCGCGGCGCGTAGTTCACGATCCAGGATTGGCCGACCGGCGGCTGCCACTTGCCGAGCTGCCGTAACTCGGTGAGGGCACCGGCGAGCTCGGCGGGCGGGATCGGCGTCGTGGGGTGCCGCTCGTACGCGAGAGGGCGGCCGAACACCCGATCGAGGATCAGCACCCCGCGGTTGGCGTCCGCGTCCCGCAGCCGGGGCGTCCGTACCGGCGGCGGCAGCGTCTCGAACAGCCGGTACGCCTCGACCTCGCGGAGGAAGTGCTCGCGCCAGAACGGCGAGCCGCCGGCCAGGACCTTCGCCACCACCGGGCTGAGGTCGACGGTGCCCGCGACCACGAACGACGTGGAGCTGCGATGCAGCACGGTGCCGGCCATGAAGCGGGGGCACACCTCGTAGACGAGGCCCAGCAGGGCGTCGTCCGAGACCGGCTCGGCATCGGTGAAAAGCATCGGCGCCGATAGTGCCACGCGGCGAGGGTTCTTCAGCCGGCGCTTGCACAGAGTCCGTCGATCCGCCTCATCGACGCGCGTTCGCGTACCGAGTGGCTCCGCGGGTAACGCCGCCCCATGGTGGATTTCGGTTACACGCTCATGTGTGAACAGGCCGGGCCGGCGGCGCTGGTCCGGGACGCCCGGCGAGCCGAGCAGACCGGCTTCGATTTCGAGGTGATCAGCGATCACTACTTCCCGTGGCTGGACGAGCAGGGCCACGCCCCGTACGCGTGGTCGGTGCTGGGAGCGGTCAGCCAGGTGACCGAGCGGGTCCCGCTGATGACGTACGTGACCTGCCCGACGGTCCGCTACCACCCGGCGGTGATCGCCCAGAAGGCCGCGACCATGGGCCTGCTCACCGGCGGTCGCTTCTGGCTCGGGCTCGGCGCGGGCGAGAACCTCAACGAGCACGTGGTGGGCCGTGGGTGGCCGTCGGCGAACGTCCGGCACGAGATGCTCAGTGAGGCGGTCGACATCATCGCCGCGCTCTTCACCGGCGAGTACGTGAACTACGTCGGCGAGCACTTCCGAGTCGACTCGGCGAAGCTGTGGGACGTCCCGGACGTGGCACCGCCGATCGGCATTGCGGTGTCCGGACGGCAGTCGGTGGAGCTGGCGGCCGAGAACGCCGACTTCCTGGTCGCGGTGGAGCCGAAGGGCGACCTGGTGGACCAGTTCGACCGGGAGAGCCGGAAGAAGGACGCGCCGAAGGTCGGCCAGCTGCCGATCAGCTTCGACCCGGACAAGGACGCGGCGATCAACCGTGCCCACGAGCAGTTCCGCTGGTTCGGCAGCGGCTGGAAGGTCAACGCGGAACTCCCCGGCCCGGCCGGGTTCGCGGGGGCCAGCCAGTTCGTCCGACCGGAAGACGTCGCTGAATCGATTCCGTGCGGTGCCGACGTGGACGCGGTGGCCGAGGCCGTCCGGCCGTACGTCGAGGCCGGGTTCACTCACGTCGCGCTGGTTCAGATCGGCGGCGACCACCAGGAGGGCTACCTGGACTGGTCGGAGAAGGAGCTCCTCCCCGCACTCCGGGACCGCTTCGCGTGACCGACCGGCGCGCACTGTGGCGCACACGACACCCCGAGTCGGATTGGAGATCGACCATTCGGTCTAGGCAGGCAAGGCCGCTGAGCGCGGGCCGAGGTACCTAACGGGTTTTCCAGGCTGGAAGGGGATGCGGCGGGGCGTTTCGCGCGCAACGATTTCGACACCGAACGGCCCTGGTAGTAGCGTTCCGCGCTCCGAGGGCGAGCGATGAGGGGATGCTATGGAGACCGCCGGCGCGACCGGGACGGCTACCGCCGTCCGTGGTTCCGTCTCGCCGGTGACCAGGGCAGCTGTCGCTGGTGTCGGATCACGGACGCTCAACCCGACTACAGGGGTGCCTCGCCGCATGCTCGGCCGGAAAGGGCATAACCCGCCCGCCCAGATGGGGCGAGCGGGTGATTTTGTGGGCAAGGGGGGAGTTGAACCCCCACGTCCTTTCGGACACACGGACCTGAACCGTGCGCGTCTGCCATTCCGCCACTTGCCCGGCGAAGACTTGGGAACTCTAACACGTGCCGGATGCTCCCCACTCGGGGGTTCGCGGCGGCCGATACGATCATGCCGAACCGAGGACAGGAGGAACCGGTGGGCGTTCTGCAGCGCTTCGAGAAGAGGTTGGAGAACCTCGTCGAGGGGGCGTTCGCCAAGGTCTTCAAGGGTGTCGTACACCCGGTGGAGATCGCTAGCGCAATGCAGCGCGAG encodes:
- a CDS encoding L,D-transpeptidase, giving the protein MIRSSRRCAALLVAAVLGGTSLGVLLPSTAQAAGCTPRTGPAQRQVEKYLGRPVDGVASAADCLAVQRFQRRMDIRPAAGYAGPLTSRIVSRLSGASFGSCGYSAGIRVCVDLTHQVMWVTRSGKRIHGPAPIRTGRKGLATPAGTFKIHDRKISTVSTIFKVKLPYWQRFYRDMGFHQTTTYLHDPGSPGSHGCINLLPVDARMLWSYTKTGTPVKIFGRKPGT
- a CDS encoding response regulator transcription factor, coding for MPRARPAERYRARIAVVGGDRDPALHRATGVLESEPVFDVLTDHSAGRDRLASLERAQPDVVLVGRFPGRPDLTALMAREVTDVAGRPSRLIALAAAAPDAELRAVLRAGAIGFLRADARRATVVEVMVRAAEGAVPTGGVAVSTLASAFAAPPRQPGSSVRLGQLTRRERDVLRLVAKGLSNGEIAAALVVTTSTVKTHMNAILGKLGLRDRVQATVFAYESGLVRPGGP
- a CDS encoding 3-hydroxyasparagine phosphotransferase, with protein sequence MLFTDAEPVSDDALLGLVYEVCPRFMAGTVLHRSSTSFVVAGTVDLSPVVAKVLAGGSPFWREHFLREVEAYRLFETLPPPVRTPRLRDADANRGVLILDRVFGRPLAYERHPTTPIPPAELAGALTELRQLGKWQPPVGQSWIVNYAPRIDRARRQGMFDDADRAAVAALARRAAGRWELAHGDAVLDNIHKTREGFVFLDWATAGLYLAGFDLAQLWVLLGELHGPRRVIEDLIEDSGPDASPPFLVNLALLLGRERRAYQHRMDHVGAARRARLAEAWDDVRERVHRAAR
- a CDS encoding Fpg/Nei family DNA glycosylase, with protein sequence MPELPEVEALAAYLRERAVDHAIARIDVAAIGVLKTYDPTPLALHGALVTGATRHGKFLDLDVDGIHLVTHLARAGWLHYRDSLPAAPPKPGRGPIALRVHLDDESGFDLTEAGTKKSLAVYLVRDPSEVPGIARLGPDALSISDAEFAERIRGQRGQIKGVLTDQTVLAGVGNAYSDEILHVAKLSPFALAYRLSDEDVTRLYGALRSVLTDAVERSIGQGAATLKAEKRSGLRVHARTGLPCPVCGDLVREVSFADRSLQYCPTCQTGGKPLADRRMSKLIR
- a CDS encoding LLM class F420-dependent oxidoreductase, with product MVDFGYTLMCEQAGPAALVRDARRAEQTGFDFEVISDHYFPWLDEQGHAPYAWSVLGAVSQVTERVPLMTYVTCPTVRYHPAVIAQKAATMGLLTGGRFWLGLGAGENLNEHVVGRGWPSANVRHEMLSEAVDIIAALFTGEYVNYVGEHFRVDSAKLWDVPDVAPPIGIAVSGRQSVELAAENADFLVAVEPKGDLVDQFDRESRKKDAPKVGQLPISFDPDKDAAINRAHEQFRWFGSGWKVNAELPGPAGFAGASQFVRPEDVAESIPCGADVDAVAEAVRPYVEAGFTHVALVQIGGDHQEGYLDWSEKELLPALRDRFA